The following DNA comes from Puniceicoccaceae bacterium.
CGGGACCGCAGAGATTGAGTTCGGCCTTTCCGTCTGCCACCGCTTGGGCATACTCGAGGCATCCGACGTATCCGCACCCACCGCAGTTGGCACCTGGAAGGGATTGGTTGATGGCCTCGACTTTTGGATCGGTTTCGACATGAAAGGCGACATTGGCCCATCCAAGGATGAGGGCCATGAGAATGGCGAGCGTCAGCAAAATACCGGCGGCAAAGAGAATGGTGACAAGGGTGGTGTCCATAACAACGTTGATTTTTAGGGTCGCAGGAATCGTTCAGGGGGTGGTTATGCTGTAAAGGGCTTCGGCAACACCGCGATCCACTCCGGTAAATCCCATGAATGCCATTGCCAGAATGCCGGCGACGAGCAGGGCAATTCCAGGTCCTTTGAGTGCTTTGGGAACGTCACACAATTCGAGTTCTTCGCGCAGCCCTCCCATGATGACGATTGCGATGGTAAAGCCAATGCCTCCACCAACGGCAAGCGCAAGTGCTTCATGCAGACCCCAGAGTTTGGCGGGGTTTTGCAGCTGCTTCATGATTTCGAGGCAGGCAAAGAGGATGGCACAATTGGTGGTGATGAGGGGAAGGAAGATGCCGAAAGACTTGTGCAGTGCAGGGAAGAATTTACGAACATACATCTCCACAAACTGCACACTCGAGGCGATCACAAAGATGTAGGCAATGTAGCTGAGGATGGACAGGTTGATGTCTGCCTCAGGGGCACCTCCGAGAGCGTGAAAAATTCCGTTTGCCAGCGGTGCTCCGGGGCGAAGGATGTAGTAGGTGAGCACCCAGCTCAGTGCCGAGGCAATCGAGATGACAAAGGTGACGGCGCATCCCATTCCAAAGGCCATGTCCACCTTGCGCGAGACTCCGAGAAATGGGCAGA
Coding sequences within:
- a CDS encoding Rnf-Nqr domain containing protein codes for the protein MDTLISLVLIFIGAALINNFVLHYFVGICPFLGVSRKVDMAFGMGCAVTFVISIASALSWVLTYYILRPGAPLANGIFHALGGAPEADINLSILSYIAYIFVIASSVQFVEMYVRKFFPALHKSFGIFLPLITTNCAILFACLEIMKQLQNPAKLWGLHEALALAVGGGIGFTIAIVIMGGLREELELCDVPKALKGPGIALLVAGILAMAFMGFTGVDRGVAEALYSITTP